The proteins below come from a single Geobacillus thermoleovorans genomic window:
- a CDS encoding amino acid permease, giving the protein MQPVQELKRELKSRHLFMIALGGVIGTGLFLGSGYTIHEAGPGGAVVAYLFGGLVMYLTMLSLGELAVRIPDAGSYQTYATKFISPAVGYCIGWLSWLNWSVTVGIELLTVSILMKRWFPDVPTWVFCAVFALLLFLINALSVKGFGEVEFWFSSIKVLTVIAFIVLGLAAMFGVIHMKNGQPAPFFSNFTDHGGLFPNGFWAIFTTMILVNFSFQGTELVGVAAGESREPEKTVPVALRNTVWRILIFFILAIFVLAGLFPWEKAGVVESPFVEVFDNIGIPYAADIMNFVIITAVLSVANSGLYATSRVLWSMSRQGMVTPFFSKLSKRGVPINALIASIAIGCLSLLCSVYAEDTVYVWLTAIAGFGAVTVWASIALSSYFGRKAFLREGGDVRDLKYRTPLYPFVPLAAFALNMATIIGLAFIPDQRIALYCGIPFLLACYGYYHLVAKKRVQPLAAEEGELKAAK; this is encoded by the coding sequence GATTCATGAGGCGGGGCCAGGAGGGGCCGTCGTTGCTTATCTTTTTGGCGGATTGGTTATGTATTTGACCATGCTTTCGTTAGGAGAATTGGCCGTGAGAATTCCTGATGCCGGGTCGTATCAGACGTATGCGACGAAATTCATCTCGCCGGCAGTGGGGTATTGCATCGGTTGGCTGTCATGGCTGAACTGGTCGGTGACGGTCGGCATCGAGCTGCTCACGGTCAGCATTTTGATGAAGCGATGGTTTCCTGATGTGCCGACATGGGTGTTTTGTGCGGTCTTCGCTTTGCTCTTGTTTTTGATCAACGCCTTGTCTGTCAAAGGATTTGGCGAGGTGGAGTTTTGGTTTTCGAGCATCAAGGTGCTGACGGTGATCGCCTTTATTGTTCTTGGTCTGGCGGCGATGTTCGGAGTCATCCATATGAAAAATGGACAACCTGCTCCGTTTTTCTCGAACTTTACAGACCATGGGGGCTTGTTTCCAAATGGGTTTTGGGCGATCTTTACGACGATGATCCTCGTGAACTTTTCGTTCCAGGGGACGGAATTGGTCGGCGTGGCGGCAGGGGAAAGCCGCGAGCCGGAAAAAACGGTGCCGGTTGCGTTGCGCAACACCGTATGGCGCATTTTGATCTTCTTTATTTTGGCCATTTTTGTGCTGGCTGGTTTGTTTCCGTGGGAGAAAGCCGGCGTTGTGGAAAGCCCGTTTGTTGAGGTGTTTGACAACATTGGCATTCCGTATGCAGCCGATATCATGAACTTTGTCATCATTACCGCGGTGCTGTCGGTGGCCAACTCGGGCTTATATGCGACATCGCGCGTCCTCTGGTCGATGTCGCGCCAAGGCATGGTCACTCCGTTTTTCAGCAAGCTATCGAAACGCGGCGTGCCCATCAATGCGCTTATTGCCAGCATTGCCATCGGCTGCTTGTCTCTGTTGTGCAGCGTGTATGCGGAAGATACGGTGTACGTCTGGCTGACGGCGATCGCCGGATTTGGCGCCGTCACGGTGTGGGCTTCCATCGCGCTGTCAAGCTATTTCGGCCGGAAAGCGTTTTTGCGCGAAGGCGGCGATGTGCGCGATCTGAAATACAGGACGCCGTTGTATCCGTTCGTGCCGCTGGCCGCGTTTGCGTTGAATATGGCGACGATCATCGGACTGGCCTTTATCCCAGATCAACGGATCGCGCTTTACTGCGGCATTCCGTTTTTGCTCGCTTGCTACGGGTACTACCACCTTGTGGCGAAAAAACGGGTTCAGCCCCTAGCCGCAGAAGAAGGGGAGCTCAAGGCCGCCAAGTAA
- the pruA gene encoding L-glutamate gamma-semialdehyde dehydrogenase, producing MVQPYRHEPLTDFTVEANREAFLAALKKVESELGRDYPLVIGGERVMTEDKIISINPANKTEVVGRVAKANKELAERAMKTADEAFRTWSRTSPEARADILFRAAAIVRRRKHEFSAWLVKEAGKPWREADADTAEAIDFMEYYGRQMLKLKDGIPVESRPGETNRFFYIPLGVGVVISPWNFPFAIMAGTTVASLVTGNTVLLKPASATPVVAYKFVEVLEEAGLPAGVLNYIPGSGAEVGDYLVDHPRTRFISFTGSRDVGIRIYERAAKVHPGQIWLKRVIAEMGGKDAIVVDKEADLELAAQSIVASAFGFSGQKCSACSRAIIVEDVYDQVLSRVVELTKQLNVGDPAEQATFMGPVIDQNAYNKIMEYIEIGKQEGRLMTGGEGDDAKGFFIQPTVFADVDPNARIMQEEIFGPVVAFAKARDFDHALEIANNTEYGLTGAVISRNRANLEKARHEFHVGNLYFNRGCTGAIVGYQPFGGFNMSGTDSKAGGPDYLILHMQAKTVSEMF from the coding sequence ATGGTGCAGCCGTACAGACACGAACCGCTCACCGACTTTACCGTAGAAGCAAACCGTGAGGCGTTTTTAGCGGCGCTCAAAAAAGTGGAATCGGAGCTTGGGCGCGATTATCCGCTTGTGATCGGCGGCGAGCGGGTGATGACGGAGGACAAAATCATTTCGATCAATCCGGCGAACAAAACGGAAGTGGTCGGCCGGGTGGCGAAAGCGAACAAAGAGCTGGCGGAGCGGGCGATGAAAACCGCTGATGAGGCGTTCCGCACTTGGAGCCGGACAAGTCCGGAAGCGCGGGCCGATATTTTGTTCAGGGCGGCGGCGATCGTGCGCCGGCGCAAGCACGAGTTTTCCGCTTGGCTGGTGAAAGAAGCAGGCAAACCGTGGCGCGAAGCGGACGCCGATACCGCGGAAGCGATTGACTTTATGGAATATTACGGCCGGCAAATGTTGAAGTTGAAAGACGGCATTCCGGTCGAAAGCCGTCCGGGGGAAACGAACCGCTTTTTCTATATCCCGCTTGGCGTCGGCGTCGTCATTTCACCGTGGAACTTCCCGTTTGCTATTATGGCGGGGACAACGGTCGCTTCGCTTGTGACGGGCAATACGGTGCTGCTGAAACCGGCGAGCGCAACGCCGGTCGTGGCGTATAAATTTGTGGAAGTGTTGGAAGAAGCGGGGCTTCCGGCTGGTGTATTGAACTATATCCCGGGCAGCGGCGCGGAAGTCGGCGACTATTTGGTTGACCATCCGCGCACAAGATTTATCAGCTTCACCGGATCACGGGATGTCGGCATCCGCATTTATGAGCGGGCAGCGAAAGTGCACCCAGGGCAAATTTGGCTGAAGCGGGTCATCGCGGAAATGGGCGGCAAAGACGCCATCGTTGTGGACAAGGAAGCCGACCTGGAACTGGCGGCGCAATCGATTGTCGCGTCGGCGTTTGGCTTTTCGGGGCAAAAATGTTCGGCGTGCTCGCGCGCGATCATCGTCGAAGATGTGTATGATCAAGTGCTCAGCCGCGTCGTCGAGCTGACAAAGCAGCTTAACGTCGGCGACCCGGCGGAGCAAGCGACGTTTATGGGGCCGGTGATCGACCAAAACGCGTACAACAAAATTATGGAATATATCGAGATCGGAAAACAGGAAGGCCGTCTCATGACGGGCGGGGAAGGAGACGATGCAAAGGGCTTCTTCATCCAGCCGACAGTGTTTGCTGATGTCGACCCGAACGCGCGCATCATGCAGGAGGAAATTTTCGGACCGGTCGTGGCGTTTGCGAAAGCGCGCGACTTTGACCATGCTCTTGAGATCGCGAACAACACCGAATACGGTCTGACAGGAGCCGTCATTTCGCGCAACCGGGCGAATCTCGAAAAAGCGCGGCACGAGTTCCATGTTGGCAACTTGTACTTCAACCGCGGCTGCACAGGGGCCATTGTCGGCTATCAGCCGTTTGGCGGCTTTAACATGTCAGGCACCGACTCGAAAGCTGGCGGCCCGGACTATTTGATTCTCCATATGCAAGCGAAAACCGTATCGGAAATGTTTTAA
- a CDS encoding ornithine--oxo-acid transaminase, with translation MTTKSQQLIEQTERYGARNYHPLPIVISEAEGVWVKDPEGNRYMDMLSAYSAVNQGHRHPKIIEALKKQADRVTLTSRAFHNDQLGPWYEKVCRLTKKEMVLPMNTGAEAVETALKAARRWAYDVKGVPDNQAEIIVCEGNFHGRTLAAVSLSSEPAYKRGFGPLLSGVKIIPYGDIEALKAAITPNTAAFLVEPIQGEAGIRIPPQGFLKAAYDVCKANNVLFIADEIQTGLGRTGKLFACDWEEVVPDMYILGKALGGGVFPISCVVANRDILSVFEPGSHGSTFGGNPLACAVSIAALEVIEEERLAERSLELGEYFLSKLKQIRNDDIKEIRGRGLFIGVELHVPARPYCEALKEQGLLCKETHETVIRFAPPLIITKEELDWAFERIASVLSRP, from the coding sequence ATGACGACAAAATCGCAACAGCTCATCGAACAAACGGAACGATATGGAGCACGAAATTATCATCCATTGCCGATTGTCATTTCGGAAGCGGAAGGGGTATGGGTGAAAGACCCAGAGGGCAACCGCTATATGGACATGTTAAGCGCTTATTCCGCTGTCAACCAAGGCCATCGCCATCCGAAGATTATTGAAGCGTTGAAAAAGCAAGCCGATCGGGTGACGCTCACATCGCGCGCGTTCCATAACGACCAGCTCGGCCCGTGGTACGAAAAAGTGTGCCGGTTGACGAAAAAAGAGATGGTGCTGCCGATGAACACGGGCGCCGAGGCGGTGGAAACGGCGCTCAAGGCGGCGCGCCGCTGGGCGTATGACGTCAAAGGCGTCCCGGACAACCAAGCCGAAATCATCGTTTGTGAAGGAAACTTCCACGGCCGGACGCTTGCCGCCGTGTCGCTGTCGTCCGAACCGGCTTATAAACGCGGGTTTGGACCGCTGCTATCCGGAGTGAAAATCATCCCGTACGGCGACATCGAAGCGTTGAAAGCGGCGATTACACCGAATACGGCGGCGTTTCTTGTCGAACCGATCCAAGGAGAAGCCGGCATCCGCATTCCACCGCAAGGATTTTTAAAAGCGGCGTATGACGTATGCAAAGCGAACAACGTCCTGTTCATCGCGGACGAAATTCAAACCGGTCTCGGCCGGACCGGGAAGTTGTTTGCCTGCGACTGGGAAGAGGTTGTGCCCGATATGTATATTTTAGGGAAAGCGTTGGGCGGCGGGGTGTTCCCGATTTCTTGCGTCGTCGCCAACCGCGACATTTTGTCGGTGTTTGAACCCGGTTCGCACGGATCGACGTTTGGCGGCAATCCGCTTGCATGTGCGGTGTCGATCGCGGCGCTCGAAGTGATTGAAGAAGAGCGTCTAGCGGAGCGTTCGCTTGAGCTTGGCGAATACTTCCTTTCGAAACTAAAACAAATCCGAAACGACGATATTAAAGAGATCCGCGGCCGCGGCTTATTTATCGGCGTCGAGCTGCATGTGCCGGCGCGTCCGTACTGTGAGGCGCTGAAAGAGCAAGGATTGCTTTGCAAGGAAACGCACGAGACGGTCATTCGTTTCGCACCGCCGCTCATCATTACGAAAGAGGAATTGGATTGGGCGTTCGAACGGATTGCGAGTGTCTTGTCCCGTCCATAA
- a CDS encoding Glu/Leu/Phe/Val family dehydrogenase — translation MEENMFLSTQRVIKEALAKLGYGEEMYELLKEPLRVLTVRIPVRMDDGTVKVFTGYRAQHSDAVGPTKGGIRFHPDVTEEEVKALSMWMTIKAGIVGLPYGGGKGGIVCDPRNMSMGELERLSRGYVRAISQIVGPSKDIPAPDVFTNSQIMAWMMDEYSRIREFDSPGFITGKPLVLGGSQGREKATALGVTICIEEAAKKAGIELQGARVIIQGFGNAGNFLAKFLHEAGARVIGISDAYGALYDPNGLDIPYLLDRRDSFGTVTTLFENVITNQELLEKECDILVPAAVANQITRDNAANIRAKIVVEAANGPTTLEATKILTERGVLLVPDVLASAGGVTVSYFEWVQNNQGYYWTEEEVVEKLKEKLTSAFHRVYELAESRRVDMRMAAYMIGLRQTAEAARYRGWV, via the coding sequence ATGGAAGAAAATATGTTTCTCTCCACCCAGCGCGTGATCAAAGAGGCGCTGGCCAAACTTGGCTACGGCGAGGAGATGTATGAGCTGCTCAAAGAACCTTTGCGCGTCCTTACCGTACGCATTCCCGTCCGTATGGATGACGGAACGGTGAAAGTGTTTACCGGCTACCGCGCCCAGCATAGCGATGCCGTAGGGCCGACCAAGGGAGGCATTCGTTTTCATCCGGATGTCACCGAGGAAGAAGTCAAGGCGCTGTCGATGTGGATGACGATCAAAGCCGGAATTGTCGGCTTGCCGTATGGCGGCGGCAAAGGTGGCATCGTCTGCGACCCGCGGAACATGTCGATGGGTGAGCTGGAGCGGCTCAGCCGCGGCTATGTGCGGGCGATCAGCCAGATCGTGGGGCCATCCAAAGATATCCCGGCGCCGGACGTGTTTACCAACTCGCAAATTATGGCGTGGATGATGGATGAATATAGCCGCATCCGCGAATTTGACTCGCCTGGGTTTATCACCGGCAAGCCGCTTGTGCTCGGCGGCTCCCAAGGCCGGGAAAAAGCGACAGCGCTCGGTGTCACGATTTGCATCGAAGAAGCAGCGAAAAAAGCGGGAATCGAGTTGCAGGGGGCGCGGGTCATTATTCAAGGATTCGGCAATGCAGGCAACTTTTTGGCCAAGTTTTTGCATGAAGCTGGAGCTCGCGTCATTGGCATTTCCGATGCGTATGGCGCGTTGTATGACCCGAACGGACTGGATATTCCGTATTTGTTGGATCGCCGCGACAGTTTTGGCACGGTGACAACGCTGTTTGAGAATGTCATCACCAATCAAGAGCTGCTGGAAAAAGAGTGTGATATTTTAGTTCCGGCCGCGGTAGCGAATCAAATTACGCGTGACAATGCCGCGAATATTCGCGCTAAAATTGTGGTCGAGGCGGCCAACGGCCCGACGACGCTGGAAGCGACCAAAATCTTGACGGAGCGGGGCGTGCTATTGGTGCCTGATGTGCTGGCGAGCGCTGGCGGGGTGACGGTTTCCTATTTTGAATGGGTGCAAAACAACCAAGGCTATTATTGGACGGAAGAGGAAGTCGTCGAGAAGTTGAAAGAGAAATTGACGAGCGCGTTTCATCGCGTCTATGAATTGGCGGAATCGCGCCGTGTGGATATGCGCATGGCGGCGTACATGATCGGGCTGCGCCAAACAGCAGAAGCAGCTCGCTACCGCGGTTGGGTATAA
- a CDS encoding DedA family protein, whose protein sequence is MQAWITDFMEQFGYIGIFFMIALENIFPPIPSEVILPFGGFMTTYTSLTVPGVIAAATAGSVAGALVLYGIGRLLSVERLERIVDRWGGWLRVKPEDIAKANLTFHRYGVWAVFFGRMVPLVRSLISIPAGMAKMNIGLFVWLSVLGTLIWNTILISIGAALGESWGKVSEVIGMYAEVVYVIIAAIILIGAVRFWKRRRAS, encoded by the coding sequence ATGCAGGCGTGGATCACTGATTTTATGGAGCAATTTGGCTATATCGGCATTTTTTTTATGATCGCGCTGGAAAATATCTTTCCGCCGATTCCGTCGGAAGTCATTTTGCCGTTTGGCGGGTTTATGACGACGTACACGTCTTTGACGGTGCCTGGCGTTATTGCGGCGGCGACCGCCGGTTCGGTTGCCGGGGCATTGGTGCTGTACGGCATCGGCCGGCTGTTGTCGGTTGAGCGGCTCGAGCGGATCGTTGACCGTTGGGGCGGATGGCTGCGGGTGAAGCCGGAAGACATCGCCAAGGCGAACCTGACGTTTCACCGCTATGGGGTGTGGGCCGTTTTTTTCGGGCGCATGGTTCCGCTTGTACGCAGCTTGATTTCCATCCCGGCGGGCATGGCGAAGATGAATATAGGGCTGTTTGTCTGGCTGTCGGTGCTGGGCACGCTCATTTGGAATACGATTTTAATCTCGATCGGGGCGGCGCTCGGTGAGTCGTGGGGGAAAGTATCCGAAGTGATTGGGATGTACGCCGAAGTGGTGTATGTCATTATTGCTGCGATCATTTTGATTGGAGCTGTCCGCTTTTGGAAGCGGCGCCGGGCTTCTTAA
- a CDS encoding FecCD family ABC transporter permease, whose protein sequence is MRMRITAVLGMLLLLIAATAAIALGTGEAPLSYGRIAPTLFGYGSMQEAFILFSLRLPRIVITLLAGMALALSGAMLQGTTRNELADPGILGINAGAGAGVAIFFLFFPIEAGTFLYALPLVALVGALLTAAAMYAVSYHQTTGLQPVSFVLTGVGFSMALSGLMIILISAADRTKVDFIARWLSGNIWGDDWPFIWAMLPWLVIGALIGLYRAKRLNLLYLGDPVAIGVGVHVRRERLVLMATAVAVAAAAVAVTGGISFIGLMAPHIAKMIVGPRHERAIPAAMLIGGWLLLAADTIGRNVLAEPLPAGVVVSFIGAPYFIYLLLKR, encoded by the coding sequence ATGAGAATGCGCATCACAGCAGTGTTAGGCATGCTTTTGTTGCTTATTGCCGCAACAGCCGCCATCGCGTTGGGCACCGGCGAAGCGCCGCTCTCGTACGGACGCATCGCGCCGACACTGTTCGGCTACGGTTCGATGCAAGAAGCGTTTATTTTGTTTTCTCTCCGCCTGCCGCGCATCGTGATTACGTTGCTCGCCGGGATGGCGCTCGCCTTGTCGGGAGCGATGCTGCAAGGCACCACCCGAAATGAGCTCGCCGATCCGGGCATATTGGGCATCAACGCCGGTGCCGGCGCAGGCGTCGCTATATTCTTTTTATTTTTCCCTATTGAAGCCGGGACGTTCCTTTATGCTCTGCCGCTCGTCGCCTTAGTGGGAGCACTGTTGACGGCGGCGGCCATGTACGCCGTTTCCTACCATCAAACAACCGGGCTGCAGCCGGTATCGTTCGTCCTGACCGGGGTCGGGTTTTCGATGGCGCTCTCCGGGCTCATGATCATCCTCATTTCCGCCGCGGACCGAACGAAAGTCGACTTTATCGCCAGATGGCTTTCCGGAAACATTTGGGGCGATGATTGGCCGTTTATTTGGGCGATGCTGCCGTGGCTTGTCATCGGTGCATTGATCGGTCTATATCGGGCGAAACGGCTAAACCTTTTGTATTTAGGCGATCCGGTCGCCATCGGCGTCGGCGTTCATGTTCGCCGCGAGCGGCTCGTACTGATGGCCACAGCGGTCGCCGTCGCTGCAGCGGCCGTCGCTGTAACCGGGGGCATCTCTTTTATCGGCTTAATGGCGCCGCACATCGCCAAAATGATCGTCGGCCCGCGCCATGAGCGAGCCATTCCGGCAGCGATGCTCATCGGCGGCTGGCTGCTGCTTGCCGCTGACACGATCGGGCGAAACGTTCTCGCCGAACCGCTTCCGGCCGGAGTTGTTGTGTCATTCATCGGTGCACCATACTTCATTTATTTGTTATTGAAGCGTTGA
- a CDS encoding iron-hydroxamate ABC transporter substrate-binding protein, translating to MRKTWLSLLLLLALVLSACGNAADDNKNSSASPKEKKPETITYQSENGPVEVPADPKRVVVLSTFAGHVLALDVPIVGVDSWSKMSPLFQDKLKDAQVVTDEDIEKIMALKPDLIIGLSNTKNVDKLSKIAPTVTFTYGKVDYLTQFLEIGKLLNKEKEAKAWIDDFKQRAQQAGEEIRAKIGENATVTVAENFDKQLYVFGNNWARGTEILYQEMKLKMPKAVEEQALKPGYYAVSLEALPQFVGDYLILSKNGDGDTSFMETNTFKNIPAVKNGRMFVADAKAFYFNDPITLDYQLDFFKKHFLGQ from the coding sequence ATGAGGAAAACATGGCTTTCCTTGCTGCTTCTTTTGGCGCTTGTGCTAAGCGCCTGCGGCAACGCGGCGGACGACAACAAGAACAGCAGCGCTTCACCAAAAGAAAAAAAGCCGGAAACGATTACATACCAATCGGAAAACGGACCGGTGGAAGTACCGGCTGATCCAAAACGCGTCGTCGTCTTATCGACGTTTGCTGGGCATGTGCTGGCCTTGGACGTCCCCATTGTTGGCGTGGATTCGTGGTCGAAAATGAGCCCGCTTTTTCAGGACAAACTGAAAGACGCACAAGTGGTGACAGACGAAGACATTGAAAAAATTATGGCGTTAAAACCGGACTTAATTATCGGATTATCCAATACGAAAAACGTCGATAAATTAAGCAAAATCGCCCCGACCGTCACGTTTACATACGGAAAGGTCGATTATTTAACACAGTTTCTAGAGATTGGTAAACTGTTAAATAAAGAAAAAGAAGCGAAAGCATGGATTGACGACTTCAAACAACGGGCGCAACAAGCCGGGGAAGAAATCCGGGCGAAAATTGGCGAAAACGCAACGGTCACCGTAGCCGAAAACTTTGATAAGCAGCTGTATGTGTTCGGCAACAATTGGGCGCGCGGCACAGAAATTTTGTATCAAGAAATGAAGCTGAAAATGCCAAAAGCGGTCGAAGAGCAGGCGCTCAAACCGGGCTACTATGCCGTTTCCCTTGAAGCGCTGCCGCAGTTTGTCGGCGATTACCTCATCTTAAGCAAAAACGGCGACGGCGATACATCGTTTATGGAAACGAACACGTTTAAAAACATCCCTGCTGTCAAAAACGGCCGTATGTTCGTCGCTGATGCCAAGGCGTTTTATTTCAATGACCCGATTACGTTAGACTACCAGCTCGATTTCTTTAAAAAGCATTTTTTAGGCCAATAA
- a CDS encoding ABC transporter ATP-binding protein, with protein sequence MVRLYAEELTVRYDDRTIFERLSVRIPDRQITAIIGPNGCGKSTLLKTLTRIISPQSGAVILDGRAISQQPTKELAKKIAILPQTPEATSGLTVAELVSYGRFPYQRGWGRLTKQDYEAIDWALAVTKTADLKHRPVDALSGGQRQRVWIAMALAQETDIIFLDEPTTYLDIAHQLEVLELLERLNQEEGRTIVMVLHDINQAARFSDYVIAMKAGTIVKAGPSEDVICRDVLRDVFGIDADIGRDPRTNKPICFTYQLLREA encoded by the coding sequence ATGGTCCGCCTATACGCCGAGGAGTTGACCGTCCGCTACGATGACCGGACGATTTTCGAACGCTTGTCCGTCCGCATTCCCGACCGACAAATCACAGCCATTATTGGACCAAACGGATGCGGAAAATCGACGCTGCTCAAGACGTTGACGCGCATCATTTCCCCGCAGTCCGGCGCCGTCATTTTGGACGGCCGGGCCATTTCGCAACAGCCAACGAAAGAACTGGCGAAAAAAATAGCTATTTTGCCGCAGACGCCGGAAGCGACAAGCGGATTGACCGTCGCTGAGCTCGTCTCGTACGGCCGCTTCCCTTATCAAAGAGGATGGGGCCGCCTAACGAAACAAGATTACGAAGCAATCGACTGGGCGCTTGCCGTAACGAAAACAGCCGATTTGAAACACCGGCCGGTTGACGCCCTCTCCGGCGGACAGCGGCAGCGCGTCTGGATCGCCATGGCGCTCGCTCAAGAGACGGACATCATCTTTTTGGACGAACCGACGACGTATTTGGACATCGCCCACCAGCTCGAGGTGCTCGAGCTGCTTGAACGGCTGAACCAAGAAGAAGGGCGGACAATTGTGATGGTGCTCCATGACATTAACCAAGCGGCGCGGTTTTCCGACTATGTGATCGCCATGAAGGCGGGCACGATCGTCAAAGCCGGGCCGAGCGAAGACGTCATTTGCCGCGATGTGCTTCGCGACGTGTTTGGCATTGACGCTGACATCGGCCGCGACCCGCGGACGAACAAACCGATTTGCTTCACTTATCAACTGCTTAGGGAGGCTTGA
- a CDS encoding sigma-54-dependent Fis family transcriptional regulator, producing the protein MAMMVGDIMVKAKAVIFESDSLDEAARTFVEYGLDGMVVCRCSEEIVGVVAVKDVLFGLVQGKTTVREVMRPSLPPLSIHDRVEVIEFGGGPLRPVVDESGRLVGVLTKEQHLTAYAKVAQLRLKHLDAIFNAAHNGILSIDAKGRITSINPPAEKMARTTKEEAIGKFLTDVVIPSGLLEVVRTGKGHTEKYRVGKRVYITNRSPIIDEGKVVGAVGVFQDISEIEFISNELETVKRIVNELQTVMEASSDGIAITDRSGMITRRNKKWDALFLGTEQERVTAPLDRVVRQALDGRQPCSMLHQGMETGNIWIVSAVPIIEEDGRAERVVLYVKDMTEMEQLRSELEETKRLLHMLGRQEEDHLIYRAPAMAHVVNIARQAAAVDVTLLLTGESGTGKEELANYIWKQSARRARPFVKVNCGAIPETLMESELFGYEPGAFTGAAKKGKKGYFEQADGGTIFLDEISEIPLHLQVKLLRVLQSMEIMRLGAEAPKRINVRVIAATNKPLEELVAAGQFRADLFYRLNVMPIAIPPLRDRKEDIPLLVDHYRKRFAEKYQKPLVFTDGALAAMMDYHWPGNVRELVNAVERMFVTAVSPVIDEHQVAKWLHLEPEPAASPVAVGEIIPLKQATAEVERQLIIKALHKAKTYRRAAKLLGVDASTLVRKAQKYGIQSWGGEEDGFHAASRD; encoded by the coding sequence ATGGCAATGATGGTCGGAGACATCATGGTGAAGGCAAAGGCAGTAATTTTTGAAAGCGATTCCCTTGATGAAGCGGCTCGGACATTCGTTGAATATGGACTTGATGGGATGGTCGTATGCCGTTGCAGTGAGGAAATCGTCGGCGTGGTGGCGGTCAAAGACGTGTTGTTCGGTCTTGTCCAAGGGAAAACAACTGTGCGTGAGGTGATGCGCCCGTCGCTGCCGCCGCTTTCCATTCACGACCGTGTGGAAGTGATCGAGTTTGGCGGCGGTCCGCTCCGCCCCGTTGTCGATGAGAGCGGACGCCTTGTCGGTGTGTTGACGAAAGAGCAGCATTTGACGGCATATGCGAAGGTGGCACAACTCCGCTTAAAACATTTGGATGCCATTTTCAACGCCGCCCATAACGGCATTTTATCGATCGATGCAAAAGGACGGATTACATCGATCAATCCACCGGCTGAGAAAATGGCGCGGACGACGAAAGAAGAAGCCATCGGCAAGTTTTTGACCGATGTCGTGATCCCGTCTGGCTTGCTCGAGGTCGTGCGCACCGGCAAAGGGCATACGGAAAAATACCGCGTCGGCAAGCGCGTCTATATTACAAACCGCTCACCAATTATCGACGAGGGGAAGGTCGTTGGGGCGGTCGGGGTGTTTCAAGACATTTCCGAGATTGAATTTATCTCCAACGAACTTGAGACCGTCAAGCGCATCGTCAATGAATTGCAAACGGTGATGGAGGCATCCAGCGACGGCATCGCTATCACGGACCGCAGTGGAATGATCACACGGCGAAACAAAAAATGGGATGCGCTGTTTCTAGGAACGGAGCAAGAGCGGGTGACCGCCCCGCTTGACCGGGTCGTTCGACAGGCGCTTGATGGACGTCAGCCCTGTTCGATGCTTCATCAGGGGATGGAAACAGGAAATATTTGGATCGTTTCCGCGGTGCCGATCATCGAGGAAGATGGGCGGGCAGAGCGGGTTGTTCTCTACGTCAAAGATATGACCGAGATGGAACAGCTGCGCTCGGAACTGGAGGAGACGAAACGGCTCCTTCATATGTTGGGCCGTCAGGAAGAAGATCATCTCATTTATCGCGCTCCAGCGATGGCGCATGTTGTCAATATCGCCCGCCAAGCGGCGGCTGTCGATGTGACGTTGTTGTTGACCGGAGAGTCGGGCACCGGGAAAGAGGAATTGGCGAACTACATTTGGAAACAAAGCGCCCGCCGCGCCCGACCGTTTGTGAAAGTGAATTGCGGGGCGATCCCCGAGACGTTGATGGAGTCTGAACTGTTCGGCTACGAGCCGGGGGCGTTCACCGGAGCGGCGAAGAAAGGGAAAAAAGGCTATTTCGAGCAGGCGGATGGCGGGACGATTTTTCTCGATGAAATCAGTGAAATTCCGCTTCACCTGCAAGTGAAGCTCCTTCGCGTGTTGCAGTCGATGGAAATCATGAGGTTGGGGGCGGAGGCGCCGAAGCGGATCAATGTGCGTGTCATCGCCGCGACGAACAAGCCGCTTGAGGAGCTTGTTGCCGCTGGGCAGTTTCGCGCTGATTTGTTTTACCGGCTGAACGTGATGCCGATTGCCATTCCGCCGCTGCGCGACCGGAAAGAAGATATTCCGCTCTTGGTTGACCATTACCGAAAGCGGTTTGCGGAAAAGTATCAAAAACCGCTTGTCTTTACCGACGGAGCGCTGGCGGCGATGATGGACTATCACTGGCCCGGCAACGTTCGAGAGCTCGTTAATGCTGTAGAACGTATGTTTGTGACCGCCGTTTCCCCAGTCATTGACGAACACCAAGTGGCGAAATGGCTCCACCTTGAACCGGAGCCAGCTGCGAGCCCGGTGGCGGTCGGAGAGATCATCCCGCTCAAACAGGCAACGGCTGAGGTCGAGCGCCAGCTGATCATCAAGGCGCTTCACAAGGCGAAGACGTATCGGCGGGCTGCGAAACTGCTTGGTGTCGATGCGTCGACACTCGTGCGCAAGGCGCAAAAATATGGAATTCAATCATGGGGAGGGGAAGAAGATGGATTTCACGCTGCCAGCCGAGATTGA